The following are from one region of the Abiotrophia defectiva ATCC 49176 genome:
- a CDS encoding PTS lactose/cellobiose transporter subunit IIA — MSQEAALEVAMQLIMYGGEAKSCAIEAMAAAKKRDFQGATERMAAARAALLEAHHAQAGVLAQEAQGIEQPLSLFMIHGQDHLMTSIAFVDLAQELIEVYQVLAQ, encoded by the coding sequence ATGTCACAAGAAGCCGCATTAGAAGTAGCCATGCAGTTAATTATGTATGGCGGTGAAGCCAAGTCCTGTGCCATCGAAGCCATGGCAGCAGCTAAGAAGCGAGATTTCCAGGGCGCGACGGAGCGAATGGCAGCGGCTCGAGCAGCCCTCTTAGAAGCCCATCACGCCCAGGCCGGAGTCTTGGCTCAAGAAGCGCAAGGGATTGAGCAGCCCCTCAGTCTCTTCATGATTCATGGTCAGGATCATCTCATGACCAGTATCGCCTTTGTCGATTTAGCTCAGGAATTAATCGAAGTCTACCAAGTCTTAGCCCAATAA
- a CDS encoding PTS sugar transporter subunit IIB encodes METKQIMLVCAAGMSTSLMVSKMEKAAQDQGLDAHIFAVPVPEAKEYLQNNAVDVLLLGPQVRYLKNEFSADLSARGIPVEVIPMTDYGMMKGDKVLALAVSLME; translated from the coding sequence ATGGAAACCAAGCAAATCATGTTAGTCTGTGCCGCTGGCATGTCGACTAGCCTCATGGTATCCAAGATGGAAAAGGCCGCGCAAGATCAAGGGTTAGATGCCCATATCTTTGCAGTGCCAGTGCCAGAAGCCAAGGAATATCTCCAGAACAATGCAGTAGATGTCTTATTGTTAGGCCCCCAAGTCCGCTATTTGAAGAACGAGTTTTCCGCTGACTTGTCAGCCCGTGGCATCCCAGTGGAAGTCATCCCCATGACAGATTATGGCATGATGAAAGGCGATAAGGTCCTGGCCTTAGCCGTAAGTCTCATGGAATAA
- a CDS encoding ROK family transcriptional regulator, translating to MTLTKKQAALRATILDKLYAKAPLSRIDIAKETGITPATTGAIIGDLIRQELVYEVGEAEDDTVGRKKTLLSLMPHRAYYLGVEISEKYLALVITDNLGEIQASDYSMTFQRLGNYPTSADLADFIHQFIAQHPDFPLTAIGVGLPGHVDFDLSPYIQSNNQHWQNLHLEELAQAFSLPLYFDNKSHCLTLAQRLYGQDDKNDHNFIVFHVANGIHCSYMYQGQIYGRQNFLIGEIGHTILNPQGEACTCGKRGCLQVYASESSLIAKAQTLYRVAQSTFLPSLVAEAEAITLATIMDACALGDTSCLQLIQQACHYLSIALSNLSQLIDSDAIYLDGQFFSYPLVDTLLHQELAATTPLFHKQKKIRLIPLAYSPLNIARAATSLCVKASFLSA from the coding sequence ATGACGTTAACTAAAAAACAAGCCGCCTTAAGGGCCACCATCTTAGATAAACTATATGCAAAAGCACCACTATCACGTATTGATATTGCCAAAGAAACAGGCATAACGCCTGCTACCACGGGGGCTATTATCGGGGATTTAATTCGCCAAGAACTCGTATATGAAGTTGGGGAAGCTGAAGATGATACTGTAGGCCGGAAAAAAACCTTACTTAGTCTTATGCCCCATCGTGCCTACTATCTAGGTGTCGAAATCTCTGAAAAATACTTAGCCTTGGTCATTACAGATAATCTTGGCGAAATTCAAGCTAGCGACTATAGCATGACCTTTCAACGATTAGGTAACTACCCGACTAGCGCTGACTTAGCTGACTTCATTCATCAATTTATAGCGCAACATCCTGACTTTCCCTTGACCGCCATTGGCGTCGGGCTACCGGGCCACGTGGACTTTGACTTGAGTCCCTATATTCAATCCAACAATCAGCATTGGCAGAATCTCCATCTGGAAGAGCTAGCCCAGGCCTTTAGCCTGCCGCTTTATTTTGACAATAAGTCTCATTGCTTGACCCTGGCCCAAAGACTTTATGGCCAAGATGACAAAAACGATCATAATTTTATCGTCTTCCATGTCGCTAACGGTATTCATTGTTCCTATATGTATCAAGGGCAAATCTACGGGCGTCAGAACTTCCTGATTGGCGAAATCGGCCATACGATTTTAAATCCACAAGGGGAAGCCTGCACCTGTGGTAAACGGGGTTGCCTGCAAGTCTATGCTAGCGAATCTAGTCTAATCGCTAAGGCCCAAACCCTCTATCGGGTAGCTCAATCCACCTTCCTGCCTAGCCTAGTAGCAGAAGCAGAGGCAATCACCCTGGCTACCATTATGGATGCCTGCGCCTTAGGCGATACTAGCTGTCTCCAATTGATTCAGCAGGCCTGTCACTACCTGTCAATCGCCCTATCCAATCTCAGTCAGCTGATTGACAGTGACGCCATCTACCTTGACGGCCAGTTCTTCTCCTATCCACTAGTCGACACCCTCTTGCACCAGGAGCTAGCGGCTACCACCCCGCTCTTCCATAAGCAAAAGAAAATACGGCTCATTCCCCTGGCCTATAGCCCACTCAATATTGCGCGGGCAGCCACTAGCCTCTGTGTCAAAGCCAGCTTCTTGTCAGCATAA
- a CDS encoding haloacid dehalogenase-like hydrolase yields the protein MVKRLISANTSEILAMSAAELKQSIKASEGRVILSENVGFKESYIGDITNSEMARAFGADLILLNGVDLLNPVIFAIDPDAPNFVAELHRLVGRPIGVNLEPVDLNAKMNEERQELVTGRQVNVASLEAAEAFGLDFICLTGNPGTGVTNHTIAEAIRLTKQHFSGLVIAGKMHGAGVDEPVADLEAVSQFIEAGADIILAPAVGSVPGFDEADLKAIVQRAHQAGALVMSAIGTSQESSDTDTIKQMAIRNKICGVDIQHIGDSGYGCLAPVENIFALSKAIRGQRHTISMIARSINR from the coding sequence ATGGTAAAACGTTTGATTAGTGCCAACACGTCGGAAATTCTGGCCATGTCAGCAGCAGAACTAAAACAGAGTATTAAGGCTAGTGAAGGGCGAGTGATTTTGTCTGAGAATGTGGGCTTTAAGGAGTCCTACATTGGGGATATTACTAACTCAGAGATGGCTCGCGCTTTTGGGGCGGATCTCATTTTACTAAATGGGGTAGACTTACTAAACCCTGTTATATTTGCTATTGATCCTGATGCACCCAATTTTGTCGCAGAGCTCCATCGACTGGTGGGCCGCCCGATTGGCGTCAATTTGGAGCCTGTCGATCTTAACGCTAAGATGAATGAAGAACGGCAAGAATTAGTGACTGGGCGCCAGGTCAATGTGGCATCGCTAGAGGCGGCCGAAGCTTTTGGTCTTGATTTTATCTGTTTGACGGGTAATCCTGGGACTGGTGTGACCAATCATACCATAGCGGAGGCCATCCGACTAACCAAGCAGCACTTCTCTGGCTTGGTTATTGCGGGGAAGATGCATGGGGCAGGTGTTGACGAGCCTGTTGCAGACTTAGAAGCGGTCAGCCAATTCATTGAGGCTGGAGCCGATATTATTTTGGCGCCGGCTGTAGGCAGTGTGCCAGGCTTCGATGAGGCGGATCTCAAGGCCATTGTTCAGCGAGCCCATCAAGCAGGGGCTCTAGTGATGAGCGCCATTGGAACTAGCCAAGAAAGTTCGGATACCGACACCATTAAGCAGATGGCTATCCGCAATAAGATTTGTGGGGTAGACATCCAGCACATTGGGGACTCTGGCTATGGTTGTTTGGCTCCTGTAGAGAACATTTTTGCCCTCAGCAAGGCAATTCGCGGTCAACGACATACCATTTCCATGATTGCGCGTTCCATTAACCGCTAA
- a CDS encoding MurR/RpiR family transcriptional regulator produces MSCITKIKSALGSMTATEQMIGRYILEHRHEVLDMNTVELGFASGTSGAAWTRFAKKIGYKGLPALKLDLAQDRTDEEMPEVDLFLDPKDCLSKLIHKTQSILEQNLRQTYELIDETDLAQAIDWMASAHRLFLCGIGGSGVVCMDLVHKLTRINRPVTYDRDTHILMAQMAHCMPGDVVLVVSYSGSTHSVNQMAYLAKEQGAKIIAITGHNLKAPLVSLADICLFIPQDEKEIRLGSVTSRDGSLIITDLLYYGVAQRQFHATKEHLVKTRKMIRKMD; encoded by the coding sequence ATGAGTTGTATTACCAAGATCAAAAGTGCCCTAGGATCAATGACAGCGACTGAACAGATGATCGGTCGCTATATACTGGAGCACCGGCATGAAGTGTTAGATATGAATACTGTAGAGTTAGGTTTTGCTTCTGGAACATCGGGGGCGGCCTGGACTCGCTTTGCTAAGAAGATTGGTTATAAAGGCCTGCCTGCCTTAAAATTGGACTTGGCACAGGACCGGACTGATGAGGAGATGCCTGAAGTGGATCTCTTTTTAGATCCTAAAGATTGTTTGTCTAAGCTCATCCATAAGACCCAAAGTATCTTAGAACAGAATCTACGTCAGACCTATGAGCTCATAGATGAAACAGATCTTGCGCAAGCCATTGATTGGATGGCTAGCGCCCATCGTCTCTTTCTCTGTGGAATTGGAGGCAGTGGTGTAGTCTGCATGGACTTAGTTCATAAGTTGACGCGAATTAATCGTCCAGTCACCTATGATCGTGACACTCATATACTAATGGCGCAAATGGCGCACTGTATGCCTGGCGATGTGGTGCTAGTAGTCAGTTATAGTGGCAGCACCCATAGTGTCAATCAAATGGCCTATCTTGCTAAGGAGCAGGGTGCCAAAATAATCGCTATCACGGGACATAATCTCAAGGCGCCCCTCGTCAGTCTTGCTGATATTTGCCTTTTCATCCCCCAAGACGAAAAAGAAATTCGCCTAGGCTCGGTTACTTCCCGAGATGGATCTTTGATTATTACCGATTTGCTCTACTATGGGGTGGCTCAACGCCAATTCCATGCAACCAAGGAGCATTTGGTTAAAACTCGGAAGATGATTCGAAAGATGGATTAA